The window AACGGCGACCTGCACGAAATAGGTGCCCGTTACGGGTTTCGGCGCTGTCACCGGCTTTGGCTTGGCAAGCGGAGCGGGAGCCGATGAAGGAACGGGCGCAGCGGGTTTGGTAACGGCCGGTTGCGGCGTTGGCTTGGGCGCGGGCTTTGGCGGTGAAGCGGCGGGCTTTGCCGCTGCAACCGGAGCGACAGCCACCGCCGCCGCGCTGGCCACCGGCAATCGCTTGCGCAGGCCGGTCAGCAAGGCTGGCGGCGCATCCAGCCGCTGCGGCGCCGATCCGGCGCGCAGGACGGCAATCTCCTGCCCCGCCGCATTGACCGGACGGATCCGAACCGGTGCGCGTCCGCCCGGCGCGATGCCAAGCGCGGCCGCCGCATTGGTGGACAGTTCTAACGATCCGGCACTGCCGCCCGGTACGACAGTCAGCAGCACGGTCTTGCCCGTGTCGATCGCCGTCACCTCCGCAACGCTGCCCGCGGGCAGAACGGGGTGGCTGATGCTGGCCGTGCCGGATGCCGTCGCCGCGACCGTCGCATAGCCGACATCATCGATGCGGGCGGGCGCATCGCCGCTGCCCGAAACACCCTGCGGCGCATCGGCCGGCGCAGGCGGCGGACCCTGATCCTGCGCAGCGGCGGCCCCGGCCACGGCCAGCATCGCCATTCCCCCCATCAGCCAATGCACCGGCAATTCCCCCCTGCTCACGTCAATTGTCCACTTCGTCTGCCAGCAACCCGACCGACAGGGCGTAAAAGTTGGAGCAATTGTAATCCAGGATCACGCGATAATTGCCGGTCAGCAGATAGGCGGTCTGTCCGGGACCATCCGGTTCCAGCAACGTCGCCTGCACCGTGTCGGCCGGCCAGACACCCCGTTGCGGCACGACGCCCAGCGCACGCCATTCAGCCATCGTCCGCCACTGGCTATGCCGTTCGTGCACCCGCGGGCAACGCGGCGATACCAGCCGGTTGGCGATGCCCGATCGGTCGAATGTGGCGGGCACATTGACCGGAATGCCCCAGGGCTGACCCGCTCGCCAGCCGGCATTGACGAAGTAATTGCCGATGGACGCCAGCGTGTCGGCATCGCTGCGCCAGATATCGGCCATGCCGTCGCCATCGCCGTCGCGGGCGAGCCGCAACCAGACGGACGGCAGGAACTGCGGCCCGCCCGTCGCCCCGGCCCAGCTGCCGATCAGCCGGTCCCGCGGCACGCCGCGATCGAGCATCTTCAGTGCAGCGACAAACTCGCCGGCAAACAGGCTGCGGCGGCGTCCGTCATAGGCCAGCGTCGCCAGCGCGCGCGGCAGATCGAACCCGCCCATCACCGCACCATAACTCGTCTCATGCCCCCAGATGGCGACCATGATCGCCTCCGGCACCCCGGTTTCCCGCTCGATCCCCAGTAGACGCGCCCGATTCGCCTGATAGGCGCTGCGCCCCCGATTGATCAGCGCCGGCGTGACATGCTGGTTGCGATAGGGGGCAAAGGGCGGAATGCTGTTGGTGGTCACGCCGCCCGGCTGTCCGCGATCCAGCTCGATCACGCGCGGATTGAGCGTGAGGCCCGCCATCACGCTGTCCACGGTCTGCGGCCGCACGCCCTCTGCCAACGCCTGCGCGCGCAATTCGCGCAGGTACGCCTGAAACCCCGTCTCGTCCTGTGCCCATGCCGGATTGCCGGCGAGCAGAAGGAAGGACAGGGCAAGCATCAGACGAACCAACATGGGATCGCTCTGCCACAGGCACGGCAGGCGATGGAACCCCCGGCTTCGCCACACGGCCCCATTTTTCCGCCCGGCGGCACGGCTTGCGAGAATTGTCGCCGCTGCTAAGGGGAGTGCCGCGCGGAGAGGTGGCCGAGTGGTTTAAGGCAGCGGTCTTGAAAACCGCCGTGGGTTCACGCTCACCGTGGGTTCGAATCCCACCCTCTCCGCCAATCACCGACGGTATCGGCGGCGGGGGATGCGGTGACGGGGGAAAGCCTGACCTGGCTGATCGCGGCCATCGCGATGGTGGCGCTGCTCTATTCGTCGGTCGGTCATGCGGGCGCATCGGGTTATATCGCCGTGCTGACGCTGGCGGGGCTGGCCCCTGCCGAAATCCGGCCCGTTGCGCTGGTGCTCAACATCATCGTGGCCAGTATCGGCACCTGGCAATTCTGGCGCGCGGGGCATTTTTCGTGGAGCCTGTTCTGGCCCTTTGCCCTACTGGCCACGCCGATGGCGTTTCTGGGGGGCTCGCTTGCGCTACCCGCCGACTATCTGAAGATCGCGATCGGCGTGGTGCTGCTGCTGTCCTCCGCCAACCTGATCCTGCGCCCTGCCGCGGAGCGGGAGGGACGGCCGCCGCGCCGCGCCGTTGCGCTGGCATCGGGCGGGGTGCTGGGCCTGTTCGCCGGACTGACCGGCACGGGGGGCGGCATCTTTCTGACGCCGCTGTTGATCCTGACCGGTTGGGCACGGACCAAGCAGGCGGCGGGCGTCTCCGTGCCCTTCATCCTGGTCAATTCGGTCGCCGGGCTGGCGGGTAATCTGTCCGCAACGCGCAGCCTGCCGGAGTTCATCTGGCCGCTGGTTGCAGCGGTGATCGTCGGCGGCGGGCTGGGCGCTTGGCTTGGGAGCAATCGCCTGCCCCATCAAGCGATCAAGCGGCTGCTGGCGCTGGTTCTGCTGATCGCCGGCCTGAAACTGATCTTCGGTTGACGTGTGCGGTCCGGCTCAATCGAGCCCGATCATCCGTTCATATTCGTCTTCCGCCAGCGGCTCCTGAAACCGGACACCGGCGGCAAACTCATCCGTCCAGCGGACCTCAGCGATCCGCGGGCCGATGGTCGGAATAGTCAGCCAGATCAGCGCGCCAAGCGTCAGCGCGCTATAGGTTTCCAGCCTGGCACCCTCGCGGGACAGGTCCGTCACCCGGCACAGCGCCCGGTCCAGCCCGCCCCGGCCGATCCGCGCATCCAGCGAAACCGGCGTGCGGGCCATATGCCGGCTGCCGAACAGCATGGCGGGTTCGAACTCGGCGGCGAAACGGTGATGGCGTGCGGCAGTGGTCATGGCCCCGAAGCTAATCCGGGATGGCTAACAGCCGATTAACGATACCGCGCAATCACGCATGAAAAAGGCCCGGCGAACCATCGTCCGCCGGGCCATATTTCGTTCGGGGATCGCCCGCCCGCTTACTTCTTGGCGAGCGACAGACCGCCAAAGCGCTTGTTGAAGCGCGCAACCTGGCCACCCGCATCCAGCAGACGCTGGTTGCCGCCGGTCCATGCCGGGTGGGCCAGCGGATCGATGTCCAGCTGCATCGTGTCGCCTTCCTTGCCCCAGGTGGAGCGGGTTTCGAACACGGTGCCGTCGGTCATCTGCACCTTGATCATGTGGTAATCGGGATGGGTATCGGCCTTCATGAGTCAGCTCCGGATGCGGCTGGTTCCGACCAGCCTTGGAAACAAGCCGCGGCCGTTAGCCTTGTCCGGCCGAAAAGGCAAGGCACTGGCTATTTCCGGCCGAACAGCCGTTCAATATCCCCATGGGCCAGTTTGACCCAGGTCGGGCGACCGTGATTGCACTGGCCGGAATGGGGCGTGACCTCCATTTCGCGGAGCAAGGCATTCATTTCGGCCACCGACAGAGCGCGCCCCGCGCGGACCGATCCATGGCACGCCATGGTCGCGGCGACATGATCCAGCTTTTCCTTCAGGCTCAGCGCCTCGTCATAGGCCGCAAGATCGTCGGCCAGATCGATGACCAGCGCGGCGGCGTCCCGCGTGCCCAGCATGGCTGGCACTGCCCGGACCAGCACGGCGCGCGGGCCAAAGCGTTCCACCTCCAGCCCGAACGCGGCCAGTTCCTTCGCCCGCGCCTCGATCCGGTCGCACCCCGGTTCGTCCAGCTCGACCACTTCGGGCAGCAGCAGCGCCTGCGCCTTTACCCCGCCCTCGCCCATGGCGCGGCGCATCCGTTCCAGAACCAGCCGCTCATGCGCCGCGTGCTGATCCACCAGGACCAGCCCGTCCTCCGCCTCTGCGACGATATAGGTGCGGGCGACCTGACCCCGCGCAACGCCCAGTGGATAGGAAACCGCCTGCGGCACGGGGTCACTCGCCGCCTCGGCCCGCGCCTGAGGCGGTTCGGACAGGAACTGCAGACCGGCATCCGCCACCGCATTGCCCGCAGCCTCTGCACCGTACAGGCCGGGGGCGCTGGCAGGAACCGGCCATTGCGCCATTGGCGGTATTTGCGCCGGGGGGAATGATCCGCCGGGTTGCCAGTTCGCCATTGCGCCGGCCTGTGCCGCCTGGATGCTGCGATGGCCGGCGGCATCCAGCGCGCGGCGAAGGCCGCTGACGATCATGCCGCGGACCAGCGCAGGATCGCGAAACCGCACCTCCGTCTTTGCCGGGTGGACGTTCACGTCCACCTCGCTGGTCGGCAGGTCAAGGAACAGCGCCAGCACCGGATGCCGGTCGCGCGCCAGCATTTCGGCATAGGCACCGCGGACCGCCCCGATCAGCAGCCGGTCGCGAACCGGGCGGCCGTTGACGAACAGATATTGATGGTCGGCAACCCCCCGGTTGAACGTCGGAATGCCCGCCACGCCGCCCAGCCGGTAGCCGTCGCGTTCCAGCGCCACGATCACGCTGTTGTCCGCCAGCGCGCGGTCGGTCAGCGCCGCGACCCGCGCCGGGCGATCCTCGTCCGCCTGCACGCCCAGCGTCCTGCGCCCGTCATGGTCCAGCGAAAAGGCGATGTCGGGCCGCGCCATCGCCAGTCGGCGTACCACGTCCATGCAGGCGGCATATTCGGCACGCGGCGAACGCAGGAACTTGCGCCGTGCGGGCACGCGCTCGAACAATGCCTCCATGCGGACGCGCGTGCCGGGGGGCAGCGCCGCCGGCCCCTCCCCAACCTGTGCGCCGTTATCGACCACGAGCGACCATCCATCGGCCCCGCGCGGACGGGATTCGATGGTGAGCCGAGCGACGCTGGCGATGGACGGCAGCGCCTCGCCCCGAAAGCCCATCGTCGTCACACCCTGGATCGCGCCGTCGTCCCACAGCGATTCGGGCAGTTTCGACGTTGCATGACGCTCCAGCGCCAGCCGCATCTCGGCCGGCGTCATCCCGCAGCCATCGTCGCTAACCTCGATCAGGTCGATGCCCCCGCCGGACAGCCGGATGGAGATGCGCCCGGCCCCGGCGTCGATGGCGTTCTCGACCAGTTCCTTCAGCGCACTGGCGGGCCTTTCCACCACTTCACCGGCAGCGATACGATTGACCAGATGTTCCGGCAGGCGGCGTATTGACATGACCCCGGCTCTAGCCCAAGCGGCTGCTTTCCGCGACCCGCATCGGCATGAAAATCTCTGCCAGGGCGAGCACCCCTGCGGGGCGGGGAATTGAGGGCCAACGGGCAGCCGCAAGGCGCTCAGGATCACGGTATCGGGCGGTAGGGGTTCATGGTTTTTTCCCGACTTTTCAATTTCATGTCCCACGACATGGCGATCGACCTGGGCACGGCGAACACCGTGGTTTATGTGCGTGGACGCGGCATCGTTCTGAACGAGCCGTCGGTCGTGGCGGTAGAAACCCGCAATGGCGAGCGCCGGGTCAAGGCGGTTGGCGACGATGCCAAGCTGATGATGGGCAAGACGCCGGGCAGCATCGAGGCGATCCGCCCGCTGCGCGATGGCGTCATCGCCGACATCGACGTCGCTGAAGAGATGATCAAGCACTTCATCCGAAAGGTCCATGGCGGCCGCAAGTCGATGATGCGCTGGCCCCAGATCGTGATCTGCGTGCCCTCGGGTTCGACCAAGGTCGAGCGCCGCGCCATCCGCGATGCCGCCAGTAATGCGGGCGCGAGCCAGGTGTGGCTTATCGAGGAGCCGATGGCGGCCGCGATCGGCGCCGACATGCCGGTGACCGAGCCGATCGGTTCGATGGTTGTCGACATCGGTGGCGGCACGACCGAGGTTGCCGTGCTGTCGCTGCGCGGTCTTGCCTATTCCACCAGCGTGCGCGTCGGCGGCGACAAGATGGACGAAGCCATCGTCTCCTATGTCCGCCGCAACCACAATCTGCTGATCGGTGAAGCGACGGCGGAGCGGATCAAGCAGGAGGTCGGCGTTGCCAAGCCGCCGCTCGACGGGATTGGCCAGACGATCCACATCAAGGGCCGCGACCTCGTCAACGGCGTGCCCAAGGAAATCCAGATCAACCAGGGCCAGATCGCCGAGGCGCTGTCCGAACCTGTCGGCGCGATTGTCGAGGGCGTCCGGATCGCGCTGGAAAACACCGCGCCCGAACTGGCGGCGGACATCGTCGATCAGGGCATCGTCCTGACCGGCGGCGGCGCGCTGCTGGCCGGGCTGGACGAGGTGCTGCGCGACGAAACCGGACTGCCGGTGTCCGTTGCCGAAGATCCGCTGACGTGCGTTGCGCTGGGTACGGGCCGCGCGCTGGAGGATCCGGTGTATCGCGGCGTGCTCCTCGCGGGCTGATCCAGGGAGCGCGGTCATGGCACCGCCGAAAAACCGCCCCGGCTTTTCCAAACGGGCGCAATATTCGCTGTTCATCGGCTATGTGATCGCCGTTTCCGGCGTCGTCATCGGCGCGGCTGCATTGCTGCTGTCCATTCTGGATCCGCAGGCATTCGGCGTGCTGCGCGGCACGGTGCGAGAGGTGACGACCCCCTTTGCCACCGGCACGCACTGGACCCGGCGACAGCTGAGCGCCATTCCGGAGGGGATCGGCGCATATTTCGGCGCGGTCAGCGAAAACCGGCGGTTGAAGCGCGAACTGGCGGATAATCGCCTGCTGTTGCAGCGGGCGCGCGCCCTGACCGTCGAAAACCAGCGGCTGCGCGCCATTGCGCAGCTGCGCGAGCGGGCGATCGAGCCGGTGATTGCGGCGCGCCTGGTCGCTTCATCCGCGTCGAGCACCCGGCGCTATGCCATCCTGAATGCAGGCTCGATGCAAGGCGTGAACCGTGCCCAGCCTGTGCGCGGGCCAGAAGGACTGATCGGGCGCGTGATCGAAACCGGCCCGAATAGCGCCCGGGTTCTGCTGATCGTCGATCCGGACAGCGTCGTGCCGGCGCAGCGGACGCGCGACGGGATGCCGGCGATCATCAACGGGCGCGGCGATGGCATGGTCGATATCCGCGTCGCCAATGTGTCCAACGCGCCGCTCAAGGCCGGGGACAGCTTCATCACATCGGGCGCCGGCGGCATCTACCCGCCCGGCATTCCCGTCGCGCGCGTGCTGGCCAGTGGCCGCGACGCAGTGATCGGCCGGCCGTTCGCCAATCCCGATGCGCTCGATTTTGCGCTGGTCCAGCGGGCATATGTCCCTGAACTTGCCCGGCCGGACGAAACGCCGCCCGAAAATGCGGGCGCGGCGGAATGACGCCGAGCGGCCGCAGCCTGCTTGGCGCCGATGAACGGGTGCACAGCCGGCGCTGGCTGATGCCGGCGGCGGTGATGGTCGGTTCCCTGCTGTCGCTGTTGCCGCTGGTCGCAACGGCCCCCCTGCTGCCGCCCTTTGGCCTGATGCTGCTGATCGGCTGGCGCTTCCTGATGCCGGGCAAGGTGCCCGCGTGGTTTGCCCTGCCGCTCGGCCTGTTCGACGATCTGGTCAGCGGTCAGCCGGTCGGCAGCGCGGTCGTGCTGTGGACATTGTGCCTTCTGGGCATCGACGTGCTAGATACGCGGCTGATGTGGCGTAGTTTCTGGCAGGACTGGCTTGTGGCATCGGGCGCTGTCGCCTTTTGCCTGATCGGCGGGCGGATCTTTGCCGCGCCGCTATCCTCTCATGTCGATACCGCGCTGATGATCCAGATTGCGGCGTCTGTCGTGCTGTTGCCCGTCGTGTTTCGCATCGCGGCCTGGCTCGATCTCAAGCGAGTGGTCGCATGAAGGTCGATAACCTGCTTGGCGGGTCCACCAAGCTGATGACCGAGGCGCAGCAGGCGTTCAGCTTTTCGCGCCGCGCCCTGTTGATGGGCGGGTTGCAGGCGGGGGTCGGCGTGGTGCTGGCCGGACGCATGGCATGGTTGTCCGTTGCGGAGAATGAACGGTACCGGACGCTGTCGGAAAGCAATCGCGTCAACCTGACGCTGGTGCCACCGCGGCGTGGCTGGATCGTCGATCGCAACGGCGCGGCGATCGCGTCCAACCGCACCGATTTTCGCGTCGACCTGATCCCCGACCGGATGAAGGACGGCGAGCAGACGCTTGGCCTGTTGCAGCAGCTTCTGGCGCTGACCGCCGACGATATGCAGCGGATCCGTGACGACCTTAAGGGCGCGTCCGGTTTCCGACCCGTGCAGGTTGCGGAGAACCTGGATTGGGAACGCTTTGCCGCGGTCAATGTCCGCCTGCCCGAACTGCCGGGCGTTGAGCCCGCGCGGGGATTTGCGCGCCATTACCCGAATGGCGCGGCGGTTGCTCACCTGATCGGCTATGTCGGTGCCGCCAGTGCCGAACAGTTCAAGAAGGAACGCGACCCTCTGCTGGTCACGCCGGGGTTCAAGCTGGGCAAGGACGGCATTGAAAAGGTGCTGGAAACCCGCCTTCGGGGTCAGCCGGGTGCGAAGCGGGTGGAAGTGACCGCCAGCGGCCGACTGGTCAAGGAACTCGCCACGCGCCCCGACACGCCGGGTCAGACGGTGAAACTGACCATCGATCTGGGGTTGCAGGATTATGCCGCACGCAGGCTGGGCAATGAATCCGGAGCGGTCGTCGTCATCGACACCCGCACGGGCGGCATCCTGGCGATCGCATCTATGCCCGCCTATGATCCCAACGCCTTTTCCGACGGCATCAGCCGGGCCGAATGGGGATTTCTGACGGCCGACGATCACCTGCCGCTGACCAACAAGGCGTTGCAGGGCCTGTATCCGCCCGGATCGACGTTCAAGCCTGCAACGGCACTGGCAGCGCTGCGTTCCGGCATCGATCCCGAACGCACCGTGAACTGTCCCGGTGGATATCAGCTTGGCAACCGCTTCTTCCGCTGTCTGGGCCGGCACGGGCCGGTCAATCTGCACCGCGCCATCGCCAAGAGCTGCAATACCTATTTCTACACCGTCGGGCGCGAGGCGGGGATGGAGGCGGTGGCCGATGCCGCGCGTCAGCTTGGTCTGGGCGCGGAATATCCCCTGCCCTTTCCCTCTCAGCGTTACGGAACGGTGCCCGATCCGGCATGGAAGCTGAAAAAGTACAAACAGGCATGGACTGCGGCCGATACGCTCAACGCTTCGATCGGTCAGGGCTATCTGCTGGCCAGTCCGTTGCAGCTGGCGGTTCAGGTCGCGCGGATCGCGTCCGGCCGGGCGCTGGTGCCCCGCATCCTTGCCGAAGAACCGATTGTCGGCCCGTCGCTGGACGTGCCGCCCGACCGCATGAACCTGATCCGGTCGGGGATGGACGAGGTGGTGAACGGGGCCGGCACGGCGGGACGCAGCCGGCTTCAGCTCGACGGCATCCGCATGGGCGGCAAGACGGGTACGGCGCAGGTGCGGCGGATCGAGGGCGGCGCCCGCGGCGGCCTGAACGTTCCGTGGAAATATCGCGACCATGGCCTGTTCGTCGGGTTCGCGCCCGTCGATAATCCGCAATATGCCGTTGCCGTCGTCATCGAACATGGCATGTCGGGCTCCGGAGCGGCAGCGCCGGTGGCGCGCGATGTCATCACCTGGTTGTTCGACCGGGAAAAGGCGATGGCGACCCTGACTGCGCTCGAAACCGAATGGGGCGGCACCATTGCCGAGCGCATGGCCCGCAAACAGGCCGCATGGCTGTTTCAGCGCGATGCCGAGCGGCGTGCACAGGCTGGCGGCTCCGCTCCTGTTGCAGGCGCTCCGCGATGAAGGTGAACGAGATCGTCCCGTCGACCATCGCGGACCTGCCCTGGCGGCTGCTGCTGCTTGTCATCATGATGGGCGGATTCGGCCTTCTGGTCCTTTATTCCGCTGCGGGCGGCAGCATCAGCCCCTGGGCGCAGTCGCAAGGGATCCGGCTGGTCGCCTTTATCGGCCTGGCGATCGGCATTTCGCGGGTACCGACGACCTTTTGGTCCCGCTGGGC of the Sphingomonas sp. BGYR3 genome contains:
- a CDS encoding SPOR domain-containing protein, whose amino-acid sequence is MSRGELPVHWLMGGMAMLAVAGAAAAQDQGPPPAPADAPQGVSGSGDAPARIDDVGYATVAATASGTASISHPVLPAGSVAEVTAIDTGKTVLLTVVPGGSAGSLELSTNAAAALGIAPGGRAPVRIRPVNAAGQEIAVLRAGSAPQRLDAPPALLTGLRKRLPVASAAAVAVAPVAAAKPAASPPKPAPKPTPQPAVTKPAAPVPSSAPAPLAKPKPVTAPKPVTGTYFVQVAVLSARDRADKLAASIGGQVSPVGSLFRVRTGPFPDRAAADKSRASVVARGFPDARVVESR
- a CDS encoding lytic murein transglycosylase gives rise to the protein MLVRLMLALSFLLLAGNPAWAQDETGFQAYLRELRAQALAEGVRPQTVDSVMAGLTLNPRVIELDRGQPGGVTTNSIPPFAPYRNQHVTPALINRGRSAYQANRARLLGIERETGVPEAIMVAIWGHETSYGAVMGGFDLPRALATLAYDGRRRSLFAGEFVAALKMLDRGVPRDRLIGSWAGATGGPQFLPSVWLRLARDGDGDGMADIWRSDADTLASIGNYFVNAGWRAGQPWGIPVNVPATFDRSGIANRLVSPRCPRVHERHSQWRTMAEWRALGVVPQRGVWPADTVQATLLEPDGPGQTAYLLTGNYRVILDYNCSNFYALSVGLLADEVDN
- a CDS encoding sulfite exporter TauE/SafE family protein; amino-acid sequence: MTGESLTWLIAAIAMVALLYSSVGHAGASGYIAVLTLAGLAPAEIRPVALVLNIIVASIGTWQFWRAGHFSWSLFWPFALLATPMAFLGGSLALPADYLKIAIGVVLLLSSANLILRPAAEREGRPPRRAVALASGGVLGLFAGLTGTGGGIFLTPLLILTGWARTKQAAGVSVPFILVNSVAGLAGNLSATRSLPEFIWPLVAAVIVGGGLGAWLGSNRLPHQAIKRLLALVLLIAGLKLIFG
- a CDS encoding PilZ domain-containing protein yields the protein MTTAARHHRFAAEFEPAMLFGSRHMARTPVSLDARIGRGGLDRALCRVTDLSREGARLETYSALTLGALIWLTIPTIGPRIAEVRWTDEFAAGVRFQEPLAEDEYERMIGLD
- the rpmE gene encoding 50S ribosomal protein L31, producing MKADTHPDYHMIKVQMTDGTVFETRSTWGKEGDTMQLDIDPLAHPAWTGGNQRLLDAGGQVARFNKRFGGLSLAKK
- the mutL gene encoding DNA mismatch repair endonuclease MutL, coding for MSIRRLPEHLVNRIAAGEVVERPASALKELVENAIDAGAGRISIRLSGGGIDLIEVSDDGCGMTPAEMRLALERHATSKLPESLWDDGAIQGVTTMGFRGEALPSIASVARLTIESRPRGADGWSLVVDNGAQVGEGPAALPPGTRVRMEALFERVPARRKFLRSPRAEYAACMDVVRRLAMARPDIAFSLDHDGRRTLGVQADEDRPARVAALTDRALADNSVIVALERDGYRLGGVAGIPTFNRGVADHQYLFVNGRPVRDRLLIGAVRGAYAEMLARDRHPVLALFLDLPTSEVDVNVHPAKTEVRFRDPALVRGMIVSGLRRALDAAGHRSIQAAQAGAMANWQPGGSFPPAQIPPMAQWPVPASAPGLYGAEAAGNAVADAGLQFLSEPPQARAEAASDPVPQAVSYPLGVARGQVARTYIVAEAEDGLVLVDQHAAHERLVLERMRRAMGEGGVKAQALLLPEVVELDEPGCDRIEARAKELAAFGLEVERFGPRAVLVRAVPAMLGTRDAAALVIDLADDLAAYDEALSLKEKLDHVAATMACHGSVRAGRALSVAEMNALLREMEVTPHSGQCNHGRPTWVKLAHGDIERLFGRK
- a CDS encoding rod shape-determining protein, producing the protein MVFSRLFNFMSHDMAIDLGTANTVVYVRGRGIVLNEPSVVAVETRNGERRVKAVGDDAKLMMGKTPGSIEAIRPLRDGVIADIDVAEEMIKHFIRKVHGGRKSMMRWPQIVICVPSGSTKVERRAIRDAASNAGASQVWLIEEPMAAAIGADMPVTEPIGSMVVDIGGGTTEVAVLSLRGLAYSTSVRVGGDKMDEAIVSYVRRNHNLLIGEATAERIKQEVGVAKPPLDGIGQTIHIKGRDLVNGVPKEIQINQGQIAEALSEPVGAIVEGVRIALENTAPELAADIVDQGIVLTGGGALLAGLDEVLRDETGLPVSVAEDPLTCVALGTGRALEDPVYRGVLLAG
- the mreC gene encoding rod shape-determining protein MreC; its protein translation is MAPPKNRPGFSKRAQYSLFIGYVIAVSGVVIGAAALLLSILDPQAFGVLRGTVREVTTPFATGTHWTRRQLSAIPEGIGAYFGAVSENRRLKRELADNRLLLQRARALTVENQRLRAIAQLRERAIEPVIAARLVASSASSTRRYAILNAGSMQGVNRAQPVRGPEGLIGRVIETGPNSARVLLIVDPDSVVPAQRTRDGMPAIINGRGDGMVDIRVANVSNAPLKAGDSFITSGAGGIYPPGIPVARVLASGRDAVIGRPFANPDALDFALVQRAYVPELARPDETPPENAGAAE
- the mreD gene encoding rod shape-determining protein MreD; the encoded protein is MTPSGRSLLGADERVHSRRWLMPAAVMVGSLLSLLPLVATAPLLPPFGLMLLIGWRFLMPGKVPAWFALPLGLFDDLVSGQPVGSAVVLWTLCLLGIDVLDTRLMWRSFWQDWLVASGAVAFCLIGGRIFAAPLSSHVDTALMIQIAASVVLLPVVFRIAAWLDLKRVVA
- the mrdA gene encoding penicillin-binding protein 2; the encoded protein is MKVDNLLGGSTKLMTEAQQAFSFSRRALLMGGLQAGVGVVLAGRMAWLSVAENERYRTLSESNRVNLTLVPPRRGWIVDRNGAAIASNRTDFRVDLIPDRMKDGEQTLGLLQQLLALTADDMQRIRDDLKGASGFRPVQVAENLDWERFAAVNVRLPELPGVEPARGFARHYPNGAAVAHLIGYVGAASAEQFKKERDPLLVTPGFKLGKDGIEKVLETRLRGQPGAKRVEVTASGRLVKELATRPDTPGQTVKLTIDLGLQDYAARRLGNESGAVVVIDTRTGGILAIASMPAYDPNAFSDGISRAEWGFLTADDHLPLTNKALQGLYPPGSTFKPATALAALRSGIDPERTVNCPGGYQLGNRFFRCLGRHGPVNLHRAIAKSCNTYFYTVGREAGMEAVADAARQLGLGAEYPLPFPSQRYGTVPDPAWKLKKYKQAWTAADTLNASIGQGYLLASPLQLAVQVARIASGRALVPRILAEEPIVGPSLDVPPDRMNLIRSGMDEVVNGAGTAGRSRLQLDGIRMGGKTGTAQVRRIEGGARGGLNVPWKYRDHGLFVGFAPVDNPQYAVAVVIEHGMSGSGAAAPVARDVITWLFDREKAMATLTALETEWGGTIAERMARKQAAWLFQRDAERRAQAGGSAPVAGAPR